A genome region from Crossiella equi includes the following:
- a CDS encoding BTAD domain-containing putative transcriptional regulator produces MAATVPTWTFGSLAVRWRYGGRVRVGVLGPLAVWSDGEPVAVPEAKVRELLAVLAVHGGHPVSADRLVDALWGSDLPANPLGALQTKISRLRRALGRDLVPSGPAGYRLAVPTDAADFEARLGERPGAEQLRAALALWRGEAYAEFADQDFARAERHRLTELRLRVVEDLGESLLAQGHPADALAETAEAAAAHPLRERLQAVRLRALYLTGRQAEALSAYDTLRRRLGEELGVDPGPELATLYDQVLRHDPDLRAAPRTNLPAALVDLVGREEQLVRVRRLLAHHRLVTLTGPGGVGKTSLATAVADGLEFPDGVWLVDLTTATDVEEAVAAQLCVRGGLTTAVRDLRTLLVLDNCEHLVEQTAHVVADLLRSAPGLRVLATSREVLGVPGERLEPVLPLSAPDAVRLFRSRAEAAGAPVADLADTDLAVLCTRLDGLPLALELAASRLPVLGLPELTARLADRFRLLTSGGRLSPPRQRTLRAVIDWSWELLTDPERQVLRRLSVFADGASLPAVEAVCPDPVDTVARLADKSLLWTEPGPRYRLLESVSAYAAEHLTASGEAEEVRARHRLAHLALASGAELRGAAAATWLPRLDVEAANLRRALDNAVAAHDLDTALALVHHQAWHWYLRGRWAEGARQCRQALSVPGEHPVRPSVRGWYRGFELLRLGGTHAEARRAVIDSPPAGPHVDWFLAHVLHHTGGDLAASTARLPGATGDQWVDAAVRSTQAAHALLRGDLASAEGQAQQSLTVFSSLGDAWGVSQATYARAAVAEITGDYELAAELHTSALEGVRSLLLWPQVADHLTGLARVDLLTGNHSRAAERHEQARHLAAGHGYQAGAVHAELGLALGARRTGDLDTAERLLHRVLVWHEHTNFAPGTALPLAELGFAAEQRGDAASALSWHTRGLSAAESGGDPRAIALALEGLAGARALLGEDTRDLLAQAASLRATAGAPLPPAERGDVARIEALLQRQHQAGVVRD; encoded by the coding sequence ATGGCTGCCACCGTGCCGACCTGGACTTTCGGTTCACTGGCGGTGCGCTGGCGGTACGGTGGCCGGGTGCGCGTGGGGGTGCTGGGACCACTGGCGGTGTGGTCCGACGGGGAGCCGGTGGCGGTACCGGAGGCGAAGGTCCGGGAACTGCTGGCGGTGCTGGCCGTGCACGGCGGCCACCCGGTCTCGGCCGACCGGCTGGTGGACGCCCTGTGGGGCTCCGACCTCCCGGCCAACCCGCTGGGCGCGCTCCAGACCAAGATCTCGCGGCTGCGCCGGGCCCTGGGTCGCGACCTGGTCCCGTCCGGCCCGGCCGGCTACCGGCTCGCCGTGCCCACCGACGCCGCCGACTTCGAGGCCCGCCTGGGCGAGCGCCCCGGTGCGGAGCAGCTGCGTGCGGCGCTGGCGTTGTGGCGCGGCGAGGCGTACGCGGAGTTCGCCGACCAGGACTTCGCCCGCGCGGAACGCCACCGCCTGACCGAGCTGCGCCTGCGCGTGGTCGAGGACCTGGGCGAGAGCCTGCTCGCCCAGGGCCACCCCGCCGACGCCCTGGCCGAGACGGCCGAGGCAGCGGCCGCCCACCCGCTGCGCGAACGCCTCCAGGCGGTCCGGCTGCGCGCGCTCTACCTCACCGGCCGCCAGGCCGAGGCCCTGTCCGCCTACGACACCCTGCGCAGACGCCTGGGCGAGGAGCTGGGGGTGGACCCCGGCCCGGAGCTGGCCACGCTGTACGACCAGGTCCTGCGCCACGACCCGGACCTGCGGGCCGCGCCCCGGACCAACCTCCCGGCCGCCCTGGTCGACCTCGTCGGCCGCGAGGAGCAGCTCGTGCGGGTCCGCCGCCTGCTGGCGCACCACCGCCTGGTCACGCTGACCGGTCCGGGCGGGGTGGGCAAGACCAGCCTGGCCACGGCGGTCGCGGACGGCCTGGAGTTCCCGGACGGTGTGTGGCTGGTCGACCTGACCACGGCCACCGATGTCGAGGAGGCCGTCGCCGCCCAGCTGTGCGTGCGCGGCGGGCTGACCACGGCCGTGCGGGACCTGCGCACCCTGCTCGTGCTGGACAACTGCGAACACCTGGTCGAGCAGACCGCGCACGTGGTGGCGGACCTGCTGCGTTCGGCCCCGGGCCTGCGGGTCCTGGCCACCAGCCGCGAGGTCCTGGGGGTGCCCGGCGAACGCCTGGAACCGGTGCTGCCACTGTCCGCGCCGGACGCGGTCCGCCTGTTCCGGAGCCGCGCGGAGGCCGCGGGCGCCCCGGTCGCCGACCTCGCCGACACCGACCTGGCCGTCCTGTGCACCCGTCTGGACGGCCTGCCGCTGGCCCTGGAGCTGGCGGCCTCGCGGTTGCCTGTCCTGGGCCTGCCCGAGCTGACCGCACGCCTGGCCGACCGGTTCCGCCTGCTCACCTCCGGCGGCCGACTCTCCCCGCCCCGGCAGCGCACGCTCCGCGCGGTGATCGACTGGAGCTGGGAGCTGCTCACCGACCCCGAACGCCAGGTGCTGCGCCGCCTGTCGGTCTTCGCCGACGGCGCCTCGCTCCCGGCCGTTGAGGCGGTCTGCCCCGACCCCGTGGACACCGTGGCCCGCTTGGCCGACAAGTCCCTGTTGTGGACCGAACCGGGCCCGCGCTACCGGCTCCTGGAGTCCGTGTCCGCCTACGCCGCCGAACACCTCACCGCCTCGGGCGAGGCCGAGGAGGTCCGCGCCCGCCACCGCCTCGCCCACCTGGCCCTGGCCTCCGGCGCCGAGCTGCGCGGTGCGGCCGCCGCCACCTGGCTGCCTCGGCTGGACGTCGAGGCGGCCAACCTCCGCCGGGCCCTGGACAACGCGGTGGCCGCGCACGACCTGGACACCGCCCTGGCCCTGGTCCACCACCAGGCCTGGCACTGGTACCTGCGCGGCCGCTGGGCCGAGGGCGCCCGCCAGTGCCGCCAGGCGCTGAGCGTGCCCGGCGAGCACCCGGTCCGGCCGTCGGTGCGGGGCTGGTACCGCGGTTTTGAGCTGCTCCGCCTGGGCGGCACCCACGCCGAGGCCCGCCGGGCCGTCATCGACTCGCCCCCGGCCGGACCGCACGTCGACTGGTTCCTGGCCCACGTCCTGCACCACACCGGCGGTGACCTGGCCGCCAGCACCGCCCGCCTGCCCGGTGCCACCGGTGACCAGTGGGTGGACGCCGCCGTGCGGTCCACCCAGGCCGCGCACGCGTTGCTGCGCGGCGACCTGGCCAGCGCCGAAGGCCAAGCGCAGCAGTCCCTGACGGTGTTCAGCTCCCTGGGCGATGCCTGGGGTGTCTCCCAGGCCACCTACGCGCGGGCCGCCGTCGCGGAGATCACCGGCGACTACGAGCTGGCCGCCGAGCTGCACACCAGCGCGCTGGAGGGTGTGCGCTCGCTGCTGCTGTGGCCCCAGGTCGCCGACCACCTCACCGGCCTGGCCCGCGTGGACCTGTTGACCGGCAACCACTCCCGGGCCGCCGAACGCCACGAGCAGGCCCGGCACCTGGCCGCGGGCCACGGCTACCAGGCCGGTGCCGTGCACGCCGAGCTCGGCCTGGCCCTGGGCGCCCGCCGCACCGGCGATCTCGACACCGCCGAGCGCCTGCTGCACCGGGTCCTGGTCTGGCACGAGCACACGAACTTCGCCCCGGGCACCGCGTTGCCGTTGGCGGAGCTGGGTTTCGCCGCCGAGCAGCGCGGTGACGCCGCCTCCGCCCTGTCCTGGCACACCCGGGGTCTTTCCGCCGCCGAGTCGGGCGGGGATCCCCGGGCGATCGCGCTGGCCCTGGAGGGCCTGGCCGGGGCGCGGGCGCTGCTCGGCGAGGACACCCGGGACCTGTTGGCCCAGGCCGCCTCGCTGCGGGCGACCGCCGGTGCGCCGCTGCCGCCCGCCGAACGCGGGGACGTGGCCCGGATCGAGGCGCTACTCCAGCGG